GTCTAAAGACGAAGCCCGTCGGAGAAGAAGTGAGAGATGGCCAAGACATCAGATAAGGCACAGAAGCGAAACATCTTCAAGCGCATTTCGGACTATTTCGCTGGAGTGGTCACGGAGTTCAAGCGTGTAGTATGGCCATCGCGCCCCGAGGTTCTAAACTCAAGCATCGTGGTCATCATCACACTGATCTTCTTTGTCGCCTTCACGTTCTTGGTCGATCAGGCTGCAGTCAATGTTGTGTCGTTCATCGCTGGATTAGGTGGCTGAGTATATGGCAAAGAAATGGTACGTCATCCACACCTATTCCGGGTATGAGAACAAGGTCAAGACCAACCTCGAGCATCGCATCGCATCGATGGGAATGTCCGAGAAGATATTCGAAGTGTTCATTCCCAAGGAGTCGGTGACCGATATCAAAGAAGGCGGAAAGCGCGTCACTAGCGAGAAGAAGGTCTTTCCGGGGTACGTTCTGGTCGAGATGGATCTGGATGACGAGTCATGGTACGTAGTTCGGAGCACCCCTGGAGTTACCGGTTTCGTGGGGTCCAGGGGAAACCCGGTGCCGCTCTCAAGAGATGAGTACCGCCGAATAGTCAAGCGCACCGAGGTCGGAGCTAAGCCCAAGACGTCTACCGACTTCGTTGCTGGGATGACCGTTAAGGTGAACAGCGGACCTCTGGCCCAGTTCGATGGAATCATCTCAGAGGTTAACGTGGACCAGGCTAAGATCAAGGTTCTGGTCTCCATCTTCGGCCGAGAGACGCCGGTCGAGTTGAGCTTCGACCAAGTGTCGAAGATATAGTTTCAAGGTTTGCTGCACACGAAGAGGATGTGCTGAGACTTAGGTCATGGTAAGGAAGTGACATCAGGAATGCCAAAGAAGATTGTTGGATACATCAAACTCCAGATACCTGGAGGCCAGGCGAACCCCGCCCCGCCGGTAGGCCCCGCACTGGGTCAGCACCAGGTAAACATCATGCAGTTCTGCCAGTCGTTCAATGCGGACACACAGGACAAGATCGGCACGATAATCCCCGTAGAGATCACGGTCTATGAGGATCGGACATTCACCTACGTCCTCAAGACTCCTCCCGCTGCTGTTCTAATCAAGCAAGCGGTAGGGATCGAGTCAGGGTCAGGGACCCCTAATCGGACGAAAGTGGCCACTATCACCAAGGCTCAGGTTCGCACGATTGCAGAGACCAAGATGGTTGACCTAAACGCCAATGATATCGAGGCCGCGATGCGCATCATCGAAGGTACCGCTCGTTCGATGGGCGTGACCGTAGAGGCGTGATTCGGGATTCAATCCGTGCAGGTATGTAAGTCCGATTGACGTGGGAGGGCCGAGCGCCCGTTGACCACAAGGAGGAATACAGTGAAGAAGAGCAAGCGTATGCAGGCGGCGAGTGCCGCTGTGGACAGGGACAGACTACACTC
This is a stretch of genomic DNA from Actinomycetota bacterium. It encodes these proteins:
- the secE gene encoding preprotein translocase subunit SecE translates to MAKTSDKAQKRNIFKRISDYFAGVVTEFKRVVWPSRPEVLNSSIVVIITLIFFVAFTFLVDQAAVNVVSFIAGLGG
- the nusG gene encoding transcription termination/antitermination protein NusG — its product is MAKKWYVIHTYSGYENKVKTNLEHRIASMGMSEKIFEVFIPKESVTDIKEGGKRVTSEKKVFPGYVLVEMDLDDESWYVVRSTPGVTGFVGSRGNPVPLSRDEYRRIVKRTEVGAKPKTSTDFVAGMTVKVNSGPLAQFDGIISEVNVDQAKIKVLVSIFGRETPVELSFDQVSKI
- the rplK gene encoding 50S ribosomal protein L11, whose product is MPKKIVGYIKLQIPGGQANPAPPVGPALGQHQVNIMQFCQSFNADTQDKIGTIIPVEITVYEDRTFTYVLKTPPAAVLIKQAVGIESGSGTPNRTKVATITKAQVRTIAETKMVDLNANDIEAAMRIIEGTARSMGVTVEA